From the Francisella frigiditurris genome, one window contains:
- a CDS encoding disulfide bond formation protein B gives MRIFLDKPFLTNIIICTFVELIIICLALTLNLTPCPLCILQQLCLIGILVLSIVGLFKFKKYWFITLAIILFLAILGIYFSGAQVYLQYFSPSKKIAACDTVTNSFIISAVTSVSGSTSSCSATLKEIPGLSLASYSLIIFILITCLNIVSFLRKIFTNSKES, from the coding sequence ATGAGAATTTTTTTAGATAAGCCTTTTCTGACAAACATAATAATATGCACTTTTGTTGAGCTAATAATTATATGCCTTGCACTCACATTAAATTTAACCCCTTGTCCATTATGCATATTACAACAATTGTGCTTAATTGGTATTCTTGTACTAAGCATTGTCGGGCTATTTAAATTCAAAAAATACTGGTTTATAACTCTAGCCATAATACTTTTTTTAGCTATTTTAGGGATATATTTCTCTGGTGCTCAAGTATACCTACAATACTTTTCCCCATCTAAAAAAATTGCTGCCTGTGATACAGTAACTAACTCTTTCATTATAAGCGCTGTAACGTCCGTATCAGGATCAACAAGTAGTTGTTCAGCAACTTTGAAAGAAATTCCTGGGCTATCTTTAGCTTCCTATAGTTTAATTATATTTATATTAATTACTTGCTTAAATATAGTCTCATTTTTAAGAAAAATATTTACTAATTCGAAGGAATCATAG
- a CDS encoding hypothetical protein (catalyzes the addition and repair of the 3'-terminal CCA sequence in tRNA; these proteins belong to the CCA-adding enzyme subfamily 2 which does not have phosphohydrolase activity), producing the protein MKIYLVGGAVRDILLGITPKDKDWVVIGANEEKMLTLGYKKVGSNFPVFINPNTKEEYALARKEKKIGKGYCGFETIFDKSVTLKDDLLRRDLTINSIAMTEKGEIIDPLNGMLDIKKKILRHTSLAFTEDPLRVIRIARFKAQLSDFNFKIAKETKELCIKIANSGELTDLKRERINIEFIKSLKNPKIFFNTLKNLNSLEILFPHIKQHFSKLPKKSFFISSTYEQSSIEIKIALTFFAFTPDQIDKLKTELYLNNKHSKIINATCCLFQISKVTNHDEILLLIKQSNVLRDNILLQKIKIVMNKLKELINLNNLEEKIDSTFETVSKLLKLNYNNAFSKASSTDKKKLAKTLQLNIIKKHFKL; encoded by the coding sequence ATGAAAATCTACTTAGTTGGCGGGGCAGTTAGAGATATTCTTCTAGGCATAACTCCAAAAGACAAAGACTGGGTTGTAATTGGAGCAAATGAAGAAAAAATGCTTACTTTAGGATACAAAAAGGTCGGCTCAAACTTTCCTGTTTTTATTAATCCAAATACTAAAGAAGAATATGCTTTAGCTAGAAAAGAGAAAAAAATAGGAAAAGGTTACTGTGGATTTGAAACAATCTTTGACAAAAGCGTAACTCTAAAAGATGACTTACTAAGGCGTGACTTAACTATTAACTCCATTGCCATGACTGAAAAAGGAGAAATAATTGATCCTTTAAATGGAATGCTTGATATAAAAAAAAAGATTTTACGTCACACTAGTTTAGCATTCACAGAAGATCCCTTAAGAGTCATAAGAATAGCAAGATTTAAAGCCCAATTATCAGACTTCAACTTTAAGATTGCTAAAGAGACTAAAGAGCTTTGTATAAAAATAGCTAATTCTGGAGAGCTTACTGATCTAAAAAGGGAAAGGATAAACATCGAATTCATAAAATCTTTAAAAAATCCTAAAATATTTTTTAATACTCTTAAAAACCTAAATAGTTTAGAAATTCTTTTTCCACACATTAAGCAACATTTCTCCAAATTACCAAAGAAAAGCTTTTTCATATCTAGCACATATGAACAAAGCAGTATAGAAATTAAAATCGCTTTAACTTTTTTTGCTTTTACACCGGATCAAATAGATAAATTAAAAACTGAACTTTATTTAAACAATAAACATTCAAAAATTATTAATGCCACTTGTTGTTTATTTCAAATAAGTAAAGTGACAAACCATGATGAAATACTTCTCCTAATAAAACAATCAAACGTATTAAGAGACAACATTCTTTTACAAAAAATTAAAATCGTTATGAACAAATTAAAAGAACTCATAAACTTAAATAATTTGGAAGAAAAAATAGACTCCACTTTTGAAACCGTTTCTAAATTACTAAAATTAAATTATAATAACGCTTTCTCAAAAGCCTCCTCTACAGACAAAAAGAAACTAGCTAAAACCCTGCAGCTGAATATTATAAAAAAACATTTTAAATTATGA
- a CDS encoding MFS transporter: protein MNSESHLPDSKSLMALAWVICLVTTLCYSYDFFIRAAPGVMATNLKDAFSINDTHLGFLSSAYFISYTIMQIPAGVVLDKYNRRVVISVATALCVLGNYLFSATDYYEVAFFGRILMGIGSAFGFIGAAKMAAMWLPQRFFATFIGFTTVVGILGGLMTDTILSSLVHNFGWKSGNAVFTYIGIGILVLVITFVRDNPKHVEKFTHLSEANFKETIFKVLKIFGNSKFWAASIIGAILFIPINVLGSLWGVGLIQAKFGIDQAGASSINGFLFIGSAVGFAIAAIIASMTTRFRFMLVVSITASFTLLAIVVYLPLNIQAFTIFYVLLGVVAGPQAVTFAIAKAISPKGTAGSATAGVNMVNNLIPVFLLPLIGYILTHYGTLMVHTNTKLEVYTISSYQTALNMVLVLLLICLPISIFIPKEIEDK from the coding sequence ATGAATTCAGAATCACATTTACCTGACTCAAAATCACTTATGGCTCTAGCATGGGTTATTTGTCTAGTAACAACACTTTGCTATAGTTACGACTTCTTTATAAGAGCCGCTCCTGGAGTTATGGCAACAAACTTAAAAGATGCCTTTTCAATAAACGATACCCACCTTGGTTTTTTATCTTCTGCTTATTTTATTTCATATACAATAATGCAAATTCCAGCTGGTGTTGTATTGGATAAATATAATAGAAGAGTTGTTATAAGTGTTGCAACAGCATTATGTGTGCTAGGTAACTACCTCTTTTCAGCTACAGATTACTATGAAGTAGCCTTTTTTGGCAGAATACTTATGGGAATAGGTTCAGCTTTTGGTTTCATTGGCGCCGCTAAAATGGCCGCTATGTGGTTACCTCAGAGATTCTTTGCAACATTCATTGGTTTCACTACAGTTGTAGGAATTCTAGGTGGTCTTATGACTGATACAATCTTATCTTCTTTAGTACACAATTTTGGTTGGAAATCCGGAAATGCTGTATTTACATATATTGGGATAGGAATATTAGTCCTAGTTATCACGTTCGTACGAGACAACCCAAAACATGTAGAAAAATTTACACACTTAAGTGAAGCAAATTTTAAAGAAACAATTTTTAAAGTACTTAAGATTTTTGGAAATTCTAAATTTTGGGCAGCTAGTATTATAGGTGCCATATTGTTTATTCCAATAAATGTTCTAGGCTCTTTATGGGGTGTTGGGCTAATACAAGCAAAATTCGGGATAGATCAAGCAGGGGCATCTTCTATAAATGGTTTCTTATTTATTGGATCTGCTGTGGGATTTGCAATAGCTGCAATCATAGCTTCTATGACAACTAGATTTCGTTTTATGTTAGTTGTAAGTATCACGGCATCATTTACTCTGCTAGCTATAGTTGTATATCTTCCATTAAATATACAAGCATTCACTATATTCTATGTGCTATTAGGTGTAGTTGCAGGTCCTCAAGCAGTAACTTTTGCTATTGCAAAAGCAATATCTCCGAAAGGTACAGCTGGCTCGGCAACAGCTGGTGTAAATATGGTTAACAACCTTATACCTGTCTTTTTACTACCTTTAATTGGATATATATTGACTCACTATGGTACTTTAATGGTTCACACAAATACTAAGCTTGAAGTTTATACTATATCTAGTTATCAAACTGCTCTAAATATGGTATTAGTTCTTCTATTAATCTGCTTACCTATCTCAATATTTATACCAAAAGAAATAGAAGATAAATAA
- a CDS encoding efflux RND transporter permease subunit, with protein sequence MIIVIGIGSFFTLQIRQYPYIDSATITVTTNYPGASPANIQAFVTRPIENSVGAAKGIDYMTSSSALGTSTINVYVKLGYNTNDVLSEVVQYVNAVINRLPKDAYSPSIQVNPADDFPSLIFAFTSDVMTPPDITAYINSELTPRLLAKGGLSKVSVWGNKPYAMRIYPNKEKMAEYGITATELADSIGSNSLIAAGGAIQGPYLNYVLNPETSMSTAQDYRNLIVKKSETQIIRLKDVARVELGAQTYDSSVKFDGKTAVLAGAVVSPDANPLTVVAALLDELPSIKEGLPNGLNVDVAFNSTLYIESSIEEVLHTLFEAVIIVSIVMFLFLGSFRAVVVPIIAIPLSIIGSFFLMKVMGFSVNLLTLLAMILAIGLVVDDAIVVLENIYRHIEEGMEPFPAAIKGAREIANPVVLMTLTLVVVYAPIGMMTGFTGALFTEFAYSLAGAVLISGIVAYTLSPMLCSRVLNREMLDSKLVHYIDSFFTKLTAKYTSILKFVLEVKPSIAIVGLIVTASCFFMMRDIKSELAPIEDQGFIAIMGSAPSSANINYLNTFSNPLAKILTNIEGEQNTFILNGVMGSNVIFGGFIMKPWDERTILQPRAAQKIQSEVTNIAGIQTYTYQTPSLPGIPRGAPMTFVIQGVTDYEAIYDIANDFIAKMMKSGLFVFAQSDLKFDNPVTDIKIDREKAGNLGLSMKDISSVLQYSYAGGYINYFFRLGYSFQVIPQLPRMDMLTQEQLGSIYLDIKTPIENMFNSQIPISALVQFKTKGQPLTLNTFQQLNSATISAVMAPGVTQGQAVDYMEELSKAELPNGFSYNYSGSVRQYIENGNTMMIAFAFAIILIFLALSAQFESFRDSLVILVTIPMAISGALLPLFLGQYLGASWASLNIYTQLGLVTLIGLISKQGIMVVEFANHLQKVEKLNKYDAIVKSSSQRLRPILMTVSAMVVGVIPLVFSSGAGAVSRNCIGVVISSGLVVGAIFSLFVLPVVYMYVAEDKSKFLEREKKEDEIIETLQQSDH encoded by the coding sequence ATGATAATAGTAATAGGGATAGGATCCTTTTTCACATTACAGATTAGACAATATCCTTACATTGATAGTGCAACAATAACTGTTACAACAAATTATCCTGGCGCTAGTCCAGCAAACATTCAAGCTTTTGTTACCAGACCAATTGAAAACTCTGTTGGTGCTGCAAAAGGTATTGATTACATGACTTCTTCGTCAGCATTAGGAACAAGTACTATAAATGTTTATGTAAAACTTGGGTATAACACAAATGACGTTCTATCTGAAGTAGTACAATATGTTAATGCTGTTATAAATAGATTACCTAAAGATGCTTATTCTCCATCTATACAGGTTAACCCAGCAGATGACTTCCCTTCTCTAATTTTTGCTTTTACAAGTGATGTCATGACTCCTCCAGATATCACAGCATATATAAACTCTGAGTTAACACCTAGGCTATTAGCTAAAGGTGGTTTATCTAAGGTTAGTGTTTGGGGAAATAAGCCTTATGCCATGAGAATCTATCCTAATAAAGAGAAAATGGCTGAATATGGTATAACAGCTACGGAGCTTGCTGACAGTATTGGATCAAACAGCTTAATAGCTGCTGGAGGCGCTATACAAGGCCCATATCTTAACTATGTTCTTAATCCTGAAACTAGTATGTCTACAGCTCAAGATTATAGAAACCTAATAGTTAAGAAATCTGAGACACAAATAATAAGGCTAAAAGATGTAGCTAGAGTAGAATTGGGCGCACAAACTTATGACTCATCAGTAAAATTTGATGGTAAAACAGCTGTTCTAGCTGGTGCTGTTGTATCTCCTGATGCGAACCCTCTTACTGTTGTAGCTGCTCTTTTAGACGAACTCCCATCTATTAAAGAAGGACTTCCAAATGGACTAAATGTTGATGTAGCATTCAATAGTACATTATATATTGAAAGTTCTATCGAAGAGGTTTTACATACTCTATTTGAAGCAGTGATTATTGTTTCTATTGTTATGTTCCTGTTCTTAGGATCTTTTAGAGCAGTAGTTGTTCCTATTATTGCTATTCCGCTATCTATCATAGGCTCATTTTTCCTAATGAAGGTAATGGGATTTTCAGTAAACCTCTTAACTCTATTAGCTATGATTTTGGCTATTGGTCTGGTTGTAGATGATGCTATTGTTGTATTAGAAAATATTTATCGTCATATAGAAGAAGGAATGGAACCATTCCCTGCCGCTATTAAAGGAGCTAGAGAAATAGCTAATCCAGTTGTATTAATGACACTAACCTTAGTAGTAGTATATGCACCTATTGGTATGATGACAGGATTTACAGGAGCATTATTTACCGAGTTTGCATACTCACTAGCTGGAGCTGTATTAATATCAGGTATAGTTGCATATACACTTTCTCCAATGCTCTGTTCAAGAGTATTAAATAGAGAAATGCTTGATTCCAAATTAGTACATTATATAGATAGTTTTTTTACTAAGCTAACTGCCAAATACACTAGCATTCTAAAATTCGTACTAGAAGTTAAGCCATCTATTGCGATAGTCGGTCTAATTGTGACAGCAAGTTGCTTCTTTATGATGCGAGACATTAAATCTGAACTTGCCCCAATAGAAGACCAAGGCTTTATAGCGATAATGGGATCTGCTCCATCTTCTGCTAACATAAACTACTTAAATACTTTTAGTAATCCTTTAGCTAAAATATTAACCAATATTGAAGGAGAGCAGAACACATTCATTTTAAATGGTGTAATGGGTTCAAACGTGATATTTGGTGGATTTATTATGAAACCTTGGGATGAGAGAACAATTCTGCAACCCCGAGCTGCTCAAAAAATACAATCTGAAGTAACAAACATTGCAGGAATACAGACCTACACATATCAAACACCTTCCTTACCAGGTATCCCTAGAGGAGCTCCTATGACATTTGTTATTCAAGGAGTTACTGATTATGAGGCGATTTATGACATTGCCAATGATTTCATCGCTAAAATGATGAAAAGTGGTTTATTCGTTTTTGCCCAAAGTGATCTTAAGTTTGACAATCCTGTTACTGATATCAAGATTGATAGAGAAAAAGCAGGAAACTTAGGGCTCTCGATGAAAGATATTTCTAGCGTATTGCAATATAGCTACGCTGGAGGATACATTAACTATTTCTTCCGTCTAGGATATAGTTTCCAGGTTATTCCTCAACTCCCTAGAATGGATATGCTCACACAAGAGCAACTGGGAAGCATTTATTTAGACATAAAAACTCCTATAGAAAATATGTTTAACTCTCAAATTCCAATATCTGCTTTGGTTCAGTTTAAAACGAAAGGGCAACCACTTACATTAAATACTTTCCAACAGTTAAACTCAGCTACTATTTCAGCAGTTATGGCGCCAGGAGTCACTCAGGGTCAAGCAGTAGACTATATGGAAGAGTTATCAAAAGCAGAACTTCCAAATGGATTTTCATATAACTACTCTGGCTCTGTTAGACAATATATAGAAAACGGTAATACAATGATGATTGCTTTTGCTTTTGCCATTATCCTTATTTTTTTAGCTCTTTCCGCACAGTTTGAAAGTTTTAGAGATTCTTTAGTTATTCTAGTGACAATTCCTATGGCTATATCAGGAGCTCTACTACCACTGTTCTTAGGTCAATATCTTGGAGCATCATGGGCTTCCCTGAATATTTATACTCAATTAGGACTAGTTACACTAATAGGATTAATATCTAAACAAGGTATTATGGTTGTTGAATTTGCAAACCACTTGCAAAAAGTTGAGAAATTAAACAAGTACGATGCCATAGTAAAATCATCTTCTCAAAGATTAAGACCCATTCTAATGACAGTTTCAGCAATGGTTGTTGGTGTAATACCTCTAGTATTCTCATCTGGTGCTGGTGCTGTAAGTAGAAACTGTATTGGGGTCGTTATATCAAGTGGATTAGTAGTAGGTGCTATATTCTCTCTATTTGTTTTACCAGTTGTATATATGTACGTTGCTGAAGATAAATCTAAATTCCTAGAGAGAGAAAAAAAGGAAGATGAAATAATAGAAACTTTACAACAATCTGATCACTAA
- a CDS encoding efflux RND transporter periplasmic adaptor subunit, producing the protein MSEKTKAFLYKIKDKWNKFYEKIKSKKIYYVSFVIAVLFIAWYFLGSLGLTVALIYFIQKINFVKRQFLKLKNNRQAAGITIAVTTAIMFGLVFGFSQLVKSMIQQGMASYVPQPTAVTSVLVKEQDWQPIINTIGEAQAIQSTAISSQSGGIISEIAFKSGQEVKKGDLLFKLDTSQLEASLEEAQANLKLAKITDERYKQLVAQRATSKESADKANADYLSAKAQVDNIRSQIAFKVIRAPFDGRIGIRNINLGQYFNNGDNAATLTTISPIFITFPIPQNKVNLIKVGDIISFYSDTFQNETFEAKITAVNSFINSSNRSIMAQAIYKNKDHRILPGMFVTVHINLPIEKNAIVIPRNAINYNLYGESVYTLKTITDDDGKPTKASYTSTADGGMKTVQTEDTLYKVGQDNIEVLETKDNLALVSGVKAGETIVTSGQNKIRKGAKVIVNNSVELSNDIYNGDIQ; encoded by the coding sequence ATGTCTGAGAAAACAAAAGCTTTTTTATACAAAATTAAAGATAAATGGAATAAATTCTACGAAAAAATTAAATCCAAAAAAATATATTATGTTTCTTTTGTAATTGCAGTACTATTTATAGCTTGGTACTTCTTAGGCTCTCTGGGCTTAACTGTCGCTCTAATTTACTTCATCCAAAAAATTAATTTTGTTAAAAGACAATTTTTAAAACTAAAGAATAATCGACAAGCTGCTGGAATAACAATTGCTGTAACTACAGCTATAATGTTTGGTTTGGTTTTTGGATTTTCACAATTAGTAAAATCAATGATACAACAAGGCATGGCCTCTTATGTGCCTCAGCCTACGGCAGTTACTTCAGTTTTAGTAAAAGAGCAAGATTGGCAACCAATTATAAATACAATTGGTGAGGCTCAGGCCATTCAATCAACTGCCATCTCCTCTCAGTCTGGCGGTATAATCAGCGAAATTGCTTTCAAAAGTGGGCAAGAAGTTAAAAAAGGTGATCTACTCTTTAAACTTGATACTAGTCAATTAGAAGCAAGCTTAGAAGAAGCTCAAGCAAATCTAAAATTAGCTAAAATCACAGATGAAAGATATAAGCAACTTGTTGCCCAACGTGCAACCTCTAAAGAATCAGCAGATAAAGCAAATGCTGATTACCTTTCAGCAAAAGCTCAAGTTGACAACATAAGATCACAAATTGCATTTAAAGTCATAAGAGCTCCTTTTGATGGAAGAATTGGTATAAGAAACATAAACTTAGGGCAATATTTTAATAATGGTGATAATGCTGCAACGCTTACCACTATATCTCCTATCTTTATAACATTCCCAATCCCTCAAAACAAGGTTAATTTAATTAAGGTTGGCGACATTATAAGTTTTTATTCTGACACATTCCAAAATGAAACTTTTGAAGCAAAAATAACTGCTGTGAACTCTTTTATTAATAGTTCAAATAGATCTATTATGGCTCAAGCAATTTATAAAAATAAAGATCACCGAATATTACCAGGTATGTTTGTAACTGTTCATATAAACCTACCAATAGAAAAAAATGCTATAGTTATCCCGAGAAATGCTATAAATTACAACCTTTATGGCGAATCTGTTTACACTTTAAAAACAATTACTGATGATGACGGGAAACCTACAAAAGCATCTTATACATCTACAGCAGATGGAGGCATGAAAACGGTACAAACTGAAGATACTCTATACAAAGTTGGTCAGGACAACATAGAAGTTTTAGAAACTAAAGATAATCTTGCACTAGTATCTGGAGTAAAAGCAGGGGAAACAATAGTAACATCTGGTCAAAACAAAATAAGAAAAGGTGCAAAAGTTATCGTAAATAACTCTGTAGAACTAAGCAATGACATCTATAATGGAGATATTCAATAG
- a CDS encoding ATP-grasp domain-containing protein, which translates to MSTTKITNTLSEKMWGKKAIHIPNTTDIYGADLVSSFVSNYITRTLCLLAKDHKIVLPRTSMKVAEQMVKYFKEIGLGYISMDNFIFIEDILQHYRFSTLVMNYADQIPEFKDKEFVSIVPFTSSTSIELMGIRYGKEYGLSTSLSVFLNDKSFLRKMLHDRGILVPSTNMVSTISDDYVKKSLEIYREYENHGIYECAVIIPRACSGYGIHRFESEKELKEVLKLMSKVEVFMIDPWLDNLGSPAFQICIADKKEDDISLGLSDQMLDGQTHLGNKYKSRFEKYPSVQKLCSEVTEILREHGVRGVVGVDLLIREIAGEIIPYVLEVNARQTGAIYAGFLAHELRDGEYKPWVGHNNVLVPKGYTIDDYHDYLKSKGIAYSYGDKEGVIITCIGNLEANNKVMILVIADSDERLSEILDIACSCK; encoded by the coding sequence ATGTCTACAACAAAAATAACAAATACATTATCTGAAAAAATGTGGGGCAAAAAAGCTATACATATTCCTAATACTACTGATATTTATGGAGCAGATTTGGTTAGCTCATTTGTTAGTAACTATATAACAAGAACACTTTGTTTATTGGCAAAAGATCATAAGATTGTATTGCCAAGAACTAGCATGAAAGTCGCAGAGCAAATGGTTAAATACTTTAAAGAGATTGGCCTTGGCTATATATCTATGGATAATTTCATTTTTATAGAAGATATATTGCAGCATTATAGATTTTCTACTTTAGTAATGAACTATGCTGATCAAATTCCTGAATTCAAAGATAAGGAGTTTGTATCTATTGTTCCTTTTACTTCATCTACATCAATAGAGTTAATGGGAATTAGATATGGTAAAGAGTATGGATTAAGCACATCTTTATCTGTTTTCCTTAATGATAAATCCTTCTTAAGAAAAATGTTACATGATAGAGGCATATTGGTTCCAAGTACTAATATGGTTTCTACAATTAGTGATGATTATGTAAAAAAATCTCTTGAGATATATAGAGAGTATGAAAATCATGGTATTTATGAATGTGCAGTTATTATTCCAAGAGCATGTTCCGGATATGGTATTCATAGATTTGAAAGTGAAAAAGAACTTAAAGAAGTTTTAAAATTGATGAGTAAGGTCGAAGTATTTATGATTGATCCTTGGCTTGATAATTTAGGTTCTCCAGCTTTCCAGATATGTATTGCGGATAAGAAAGAAGATGATATTTCTTTGGGATTAAGTGATCAAATGTTAGATGGTCAAACTCACTTGGGAAATAAATATAAGTCAAGGTTTGAAAAATACCCATCAGTTCAAAAACTTTGTTCAGAAGTGACAGAAATACTTCGAGAGCACGGTGTAAGAGGTGTTGTTGGAGTTGATTTGCTTATAAGAGAAATTGCTGGAGAAATTATTCCATATGTTTTAGAGGTAAATGCTCGTCAAACAGGTGCTATATATGCTGGTTTCTTAGCGCATGAATTAAGAGATGGCGAGTATAAGCCTTGGGTGGGTCATAATAATGTTTTGGTTCCAAAAGGATATACTATAGATGACTATCATGATTATTTGAAATCTAAAGGTATAGCTTATAGTTATGGTGATAAAGAAGGGGTTATTATTACCTGTATAGGAAATCTAGAAGCTAATAATAAAGTTATGATATTAGTTATAGCAGATTCAGATGAAAGACTATCTGAAATTCTTGATATAGCATGTTCTTGTAAATAA
- the msbA gene encoding lipid A export permease/ATP-binding protein MsbA, translating to MSNSIDKIDIKSSPANDFSSGVPSKEKVTTLYKRLIYQVRHLWWFLAIAAIGSIFFSAADASMIYLINPILNYGFGAGGDITKQSAKVLMFMGLGMVGLLFLRSVGSFLSQYFIGSLGQKVVYKFRKDIYKRFMDLPASFFDKHSSGQIISRLLYNVDQVTEATSTAIITVVQDGTFVIGLIIVMVVSSWQLSLFLIVVGPFLGLFITLINKKFRSLSRNTQSSMGNVTHTAEETLRNYKEIRIFGAQEKQQKKFFKNLDYTYSQQVRTIALDALTSPIIQIIASLVLAFSLFTIAIFGTNESGSSWLTAGSFASFFAAAAAVLKPIKNLTKVNVVIQKAVAATEDIFYILDYPAEKETGTKKLTKSDGKINIKNLSFSFGDKKVLDNVNVDINSGETVAFVGKSGSGKTTLTSIISRFYIQDEGAIFLDGVDTKELTLKDLRSHLSMVSQNVHLFDDTVYNNVAFGLDRDVSEEEVLKALEKANALEFVATLPEGMHTSIGNNGSKLSGGQRQRISIARALLKDAPVIIFDEATSALDNESERVVQQALENLTNSKTTIIIAHRLSTVENADKIVVMDSGKVVECGKHEELIKNGGLYSRLYQSGLE from the coding sequence ATGTCAAATTCTATAGATAAAATAGATATTAAGTCTTCTCCAGCGAATGATTTTAGTAGTGGTGTTCCTAGTAAAGAAAAAGTAACTACTCTTTATAAGAGGCTTATTTATCAGGTTAGACACCTCTGGTGGTTTTTAGCTATAGCAGCGATAGGAAGTATATTTTTCTCAGCAGCTGATGCTTCTATGATCTATTTGATAAATCCAATATTGAATTATGGGTTTGGAGCTGGCGGAGACATAACTAAGCAAAGTGCGAAAGTTTTAATGTTTATGGGACTTGGAATGGTTGGGCTGTTATTTTTACGCTCAGTTGGCTCGTTTCTATCTCAATACTTTATAGGTTCATTAGGTCAAAAAGTTGTTTATAAGTTTAGAAAAGATATTTATAAAAGGTTCATGGATTTGCCAGCAAGCTTTTTTGATAAGCACTCTTCTGGGCAGATTATCTCTAGACTTCTATATAATGTTGACCAAGTTACTGAAGCAACATCAACAGCTATTATAACAGTTGTCCAAGATGGTACATTTGTTATTGGGCTTATTATTGTAATGGTTGTTTCAAGCTGGCAGCTATCTTTATTTTTGATTGTAGTTGGACCTTTTTTGGGTTTGTTTATTACCTTGATAAATAAAAAATTTAGGTCATTGAGCAGAAATACTCAGTCTTCTATGGGAAATGTGACTCATACTGCTGAGGAAACTCTTAGAAATTACAAAGAGATAAGAATATTTGGAGCTCAAGAAAAGCAACAGAAAAAATTCTTTAAAAATCTGGATTATACGTATTCTCAGCAAGTAAGAACAATTGCTTTAGATGCTTTAACATCACCAATTATACAGATTATAGCTTCATTAGTTTTAGCTTTTTCTTTGTTTACTATAGCTATTTTTGGGACAAATGAAAGTGGTTCTTCATGGTTGACAGCAGGCTCTTTTGCCTCTTTTTTTGCGGCTGCTGCTGCAGTATTGAAACCTATAAAAAATCTAACAAAAGTTAATGTGGTTATACAAAAAGCGGTTGCTGCTACAGAAGATATATTTTATATACTAGACTATCCTGCTGAAAAAGAAACAGGAACAAAAAAGCTTACTAAATCCGATGGTAAAATTAATATAAAGAATCTATCTTTTTCATTTGGAGATAAAAAAGTTCTAGATAATGTTAATGTTGATATTAATTCAGGTGAGACAGTAGCTTTTGTTGGTAAATCAGGAAGTGGAAAAACAACTCTTACAAGTATAATATCTAGATTTTATATACAAGATGAAGGTGCGATATTCTTGGATGGTGTTGATACAAAAGAGCTAACTTTAAAAGATTTGAGATCTCACTTATCAATGGTCTCTCAGAATGTTCATTTATTTGATGATACTGTTTATAATAATGTTGCATTTGGTCTTGATAGAGATGTATCTGAAGAAGAGGTCTTAAAAGCTCTAGAAAAGGCTAATGCTTTAGAGTTTGTAGCTACTTTGCCTGAAGGAATGCATACAAGTATTGGAAATAATGGATCTAAACTTTCTGGTGGGCAAAGACAAAGAATATCAATTGCTAGAGCTTTGTTGAAAGATGCTCCTGTAATAATATTTGATGAGGCTACTAGTGCGCTAGATAATGAATCTGAAAGAGTGGTTCAGCAAGCATTAGAAAATCTCACTAATTCAAAAACTACTATTATTATAGCTCATAGATTAAGCACAGTTGAAAATGCTGATAAGATAGTAGTGATGGATAGTGGTAAAGTTGTTGAATGTGGAAAGCATGAAGAACTTATAAAAAATGGTGGATTGTATAGTAGGTTATATCAATCTGGCCTAGAGTAA